One stretch of Pseudomonas sp. NC02 DNA includes these proteins:
- the rho gene encoding transcription termination factor Rho has translation MNLTELKQKPITELLELAEQMGIENMARSRKQDVIFSLLKKHAKSGEEISGDGVLEILQDGFGFLRSADASYLAGPDDIYVSPSQIRRFNLRTGDTIVGKIRPPKEGERYFALLKVDTINYDRPENAKNKILFENLTPLFPTVRMKMEAGNGSTEDLTGRVIDLCAPIGKGQRGLIVAPPKAGKTIMLQNIAANIARNNPEVHLIVLLIDERPEEVTEMQRTVRGEVVASTFDEPPTRHVQVAEMVIEKAKRLVEHKKDVVILLDSITRLARAYNTVIPSSGKVLTGGVDAHALEKPKRFFGAARNIEEGGSLTIIATALVETGSKMDEVIYEEFKGTGNMELPLDRRIAEKRVFPAININRSGTRREELLTADDELQRMWILRKLLHPMDEVAAIEFLIDKLKTTKTNDEFFLSMKRK, from the coding sequence ATGAATCTGACTGAACTCAAGCAAAAGCCGATTACCGAACTGCTCGAATTGGCCGAACAGATGGGCATAGAAAATATGGCCCGTTCGCGCAAGCAGGACGTGATTTTCTCCCTGCTGAAAAAGCACGCGAAAAGCGGCGAGGAAATCTCCGGTGATGGCGTGCTGGAGATTCTCCAGGACGGCTTCGGCTTCCTCCGCTCTGCAGACGCTTCCTATCTCGCCGGCCCAGACGATATCTACGTCTCGCCGAGCCAGATCCGTCGCTTCAACTTGCGCACCGGTGACACCATCGTTGGCAAGATCCGCCCTCCAAAGGAAGGCGAGCGTTATTTCGCTCTGCTCAAGGTCGACACGATCAACTACGATCGTCCCGAGAACGCGAAAAACAAGATTCTCTTCGAGAACCTGACGCCGCTGTTCCCGACCGTGCGCATGAAGATGGAAGCCGGCAACGGTTCCACCGAAGACTTGACCGGTCGTGTCATCGACCTGTGTGCCCCGATCGGCAAAGGCCAGCGCGGCCTGATCGTGGCCCCGCCGAAAGCCGGCAAGACCATCATGCTGCAGAACATCGCAGCGAACATCGCCCGTAATAACCCTGAAGTTCACCTGATCGTGTTGCTGATCGATGAGCGTCCGGAAGAAGTAACCGAAATGCAGCGCACCGTGCGCGGCGAAGTGGTTGCCTCGACGTTCGATGAGCCGCCAACCCGCCACGTGCAGGTTGCCGAAATGGTGATCGAGAAGGCCAAGCGCCTGGTCGAACACAAGAAAGACGTGGTGATCCTGCTCGACTCCATCACCCGTCTGGCCCGTGCCTACAACACCGTGATCCCAAGCTCCGGCAAGGTGCTCACCGGTGGTGTCGATGCCCACGCCCTGGAGAAACCGAAACGTTTCTTCGGCGCTGCGCGGAACATCGAAGAAGGCGGCTCGCTGACCATCATCGCCACCGCACTGGTTGAAACCGGTTCGAAGATGGATGAAGTGATCTACGAAGAGTTTAAAGGTACCGGCAACATGGAACTGCCTTTGGACCGTCGTATCGCCGAGAAGCGGGTGTTCCCGGCCATCAACATCAACCGTTCCGGCACGCGCCGCGAAGAGTTGCTGACCGCCGATGACGAACTGCAGCGCATGTGGATCCTGCGCAAGCTGCTGCACCCGATGGACGAAGTTGCGGCCATCGAGTTCCTGATCGACAAGCTGAAAACCACCAAGACCAACGACGAGTTCTTCCTGTCGATGAAGCGCAAGTAA
- a CDS encoding CDP-6-deoxy-delta-3,4-glucoseen reductase, translating into MRVTLQPSGAVLELTPGERILEGARRLGYDCPQACRNGVCHVCAALLVEGRVQQAGEVRDHGEFYTCIAEPLEDCIVLWDGVLAPGELPVRKLSCQLSECVEVGGDVWRVRLRAPAGKAVRYHAGQYLMIERENGEKSAFSLASAPHAGRELELHVLAREDSARSLLEQLQRNQMARIEMPFGDTHLAELPDGPLVLIAAGTGMAQMHSLIEHCRASGFKHPVHLYWGVRRPEDFYDIEHWDPWLQLPNLFLHKVVSDLCGWEGRCGLLHEAVCEDISDLKAVHVYASGSPAMIYGTLDALVEAGMDAHQMRADVFAYAPRP; encoded by the coding sequence ATGCGTGTAACCCTGCAGCCTTCCGGTGCGGTACTTGAACTGACGCCTGGCGAGCGGATCCTCGAGGGCGCGCGCCGCCTGGGCTACGATTGCCCCCAGGCCTGCCGCAATGGCGTGTGCCACGTGTGCGCGGCGCTGCTGGTGGAAGGCCGGGTGCAGCAAGCCGGTGAGGTGCGTGACCATGGCGAGTTCTATACCTGCATTGCCGAACCGCTGGAAGATTGCATTGTGTTGTGGGATGGCGTGCTGGCGCCGGGAGAGTTGCCGGTGCGCAAACTGTCTTGCCAACTGAGTGAATGCGTCGAGGTGGGCGGTGACGTATGGCGCGTGCGCCTGCGGGCTCCGGCCGGCAAGGCGGTGCGCTACCACGCCGGGCAATACCTGATGATCGAGCGGGAAAACGGCGAGAAGTCGGCATTCTCCCTGGCCTCGGCGCCCCACGCCGGGCGCGAGCTGGAATTGCACGTGCTGGCCCGGGAAGACAGCGCCCGCAGCCTGCTGGAGCAGTTGCAGCGCAACCAGATGGCCCGCATCGAAATGCCGTTTGGCGACACCCACCTGGCGGAACTGCCCGACGGGCCGCTGGTGCTGATCGCCGCCGGCACCGGCATGGCCCAGATGCATAGCCTGATCGAACACTGTCGCGCCAGTGGCTTCAAGCACCCGGTGCATCTGTATTGGGGTGTACGTCGACCGGAAGACTTCTACGACATCGAGCACTGGGACCCGTGGCTGCAACTGCCCAACCTGTTCCTGCACAAAGTGGTCAGCGACCTGTGTGGCTGGGAAGGGCGCTGCGGGCTGTTGCATGAAGCGGTGTGCGAAGACATCAGCGACCTCAAGGCCGTGCATGTCTACGCCAGCGGTTCACCGGCGATGATCTACGGCACCCTGGATGCGCTGGTCGAGGCCGGCATGGATGCACACCAGATGCGTGCTGACGTATTTGCCTACGCACCCCGCCCGTAA
- the trxA gene encoding thioredoxin TrxA: MSNDLIKHVTDATFEAEVLKAQGPVLVDYWAEWCGPCKMIAPVLDDIATTYEGKLTIAKLNIDDNQETPAKHGVRGIPTLMLFKNGNVEATKVGALSKSQLQAFLDANI, translated from the coding sequence ATGAGCAACGATCTTATCAAGCACGTCACCGACGCGACCTTCGAGGCCGAAGTACTGAAGGCCCAGGGCCCGGTGCTGGTTGACTACTGGGCTGAGTGGTGCGGTCCTTGCAAAATGATCGCTCCGGTCCTGGACGACATTGCCACCACTTACGAAGGCAAGTTGACCATTGCCAAGCTGAACATCGACGACAACCAGGAAACTCCGGCCAAGCACGGCGTGCGTGGTATCCCGACCCTGATGCTGTTCAAGAACGGCAACGTCGAGGCCACCAAGGTCGGCGCGCTGTCGAAGTCCCAGCTGCAGGCTTTCCTCGACGCCAATATCTAA
- a CDS encoding acyltransferase family protein, translated as MTILAYRRDIDGLRAIAVLAVVLFHFGVPGFTGGFVGVDVFFVISGYLITSIIWREREAGRFSFVSFWARRARRILPALFVMMLGALVVGWFLLAPKDYSELGRSIHNQVVFISNLFFMRQDGYFDVASDIKPLLHTWSLSVEEQFYILFPLLLTLLSSRLKYWRTALFVLLLVSFGMSTWAVAHAPERAFFLLQMRAWELLAGAMLAVMPVREYRASPALAQAVSLAGLGLILLAVFAYDPSTPFPGAAALLPVVGVVCLIWANGQQTTLTSKLLGSRLLVGIGLISYSWYLWHWPVYVFGKYASVDGLGPWELGALFVLSLVLGYASWRFVEAPFRERRLLAGRKQILVAAGIALLGVGLLGKGLVLTKGLPWRLSPEALQFAQAREWSPDLMACLVDGGKNRHHGFCHFGPQSAPTRALVWGDSHATALVPALRDGASKYGVSVTQAGYAGCLPFNRKESVPGCLTFNQQVTQLLGKETFSDVVLVARWSLYVYGQRDGDTEASLLDPATGTYDRAFAERRFAESLGALVQQLRASGHRVWLVKEVPLQEFSPPYRLSRLAMLGRPTDKEGMPLDEHLQRQAYISSVFERMAAADPGVKVMDPAPKLCSANDWCRVELDGQSLYTDDNHLSAVGSRYVEAFLEPLFKALRDETQASAL; from the coding sequence ATGACCATTCTCGCTTATCGCAGGGACATTGACGGCCTGCGTGCCATAGCTGTGCTCGCTGTTGTGCTGTTTCATTTTGGTGTACCGGGCTTTACCGGCGGCTTTGTCGGCGTCGACGTGTTTTTCGTGATCTCCGGCTACTTGATCACCTCGATCATCTGGCGCGAGCGTGAGGCCGGCCGTTTCAGTTTTGTCAGCTTCTGGGCCAGGCGAGCGCGGCGTATCCTGCCGGCACTGTTCGTGATGATGCTCGGCGCGCTGGTGGTGGGCTGGTTCCTGCTGGCGCCAAAGGATTACAGCGAGTTGGGGCGCTCGATACATAACCAGGTGGTGTTTATCTCCAACCTGTTTTTCATGCGTCAGGACGGTTACTTTGATGTGGCCTCCGATATCAAACCGTTGCTGCATACCTGGTCATTGTCGGTTGAAGAACAGTTCTACATCCTCTTCCCACTCCTGCTGACACTGCTGTCGAGCCGGCTCAAATATTGGCGCACGGCGCTGTTCGTGTTGTTGCTGGTGTCATTCGGCATGAGTACATGGGCGGTGGCCCACGCTCCGGAAAGAGCCTTTTTCCTGCTGCAGATGCGTGCCTGGGAGCTGTTGGCGGGCGCAATGCTGGCGGTAATGCCGGTACGCGAGTACCGCGCCAGCCCGGCGTTGGCGCAGGCCGTCAGCCTTGCCGGCCTCGGCCTGATCCTGCTGGCGGTCTTCGCGTATGACCCGAGCACGCCTTTTCCCGGCGCCGCAGCGCTGTTGCCGGTGGTGGGCGTGGTCTGCCTGATTTGGGCCAACGGCCAGCAAACTACCCTGACGAGCAAGCTGCTGGGTAGCCGCTTGCTGGTGGGGATTGGCCTGATCTCCTACTCCTGGTACCTGTGGCACTGGCCGGTGTACGTGTTTGGCAAGTACGCCAGTGTCGACGGGCTGGGTCCGTGGGAGCTTGGTGCACTGTTTGTGTTGAGCCTGGTGCTGGGTTATGCGTCCTGGCGGTTTGTCGAGGCGCCGTTCCGTGAGCGTCGGCTGTTGGCAGGGCGCAAGCAAATCCTGGTGGCGGCGGGTATCGCGCTGCTTGGGGTGGGACTGCTCGGCAAAGGCCTGGTCTTGACGAAGGGCTTGCCTTGGCGCCTGTCGCCCGAGGCGCTGCAATTTGCCCAGGCGCGCGAGTGGAGCCCGGACCTCATGGCCTGCCTGGTGGATGGTGGGAAAAATCGCCACCATGGATTTTGTCATTTCGGACCTCAGTCCGCGCCGACGCGCGCGCTGGTCTGGGGCGATAGCCATGCCACGGCGCTGGTTCCGGCGTTGCGAGACGGCGCCAGCAAGTACGGTGTCAGCGTCACGCAGGCAGGTTATGCCGGTTGCCTGCCGTTTAATCGCAAGGAAAGCGTTCCGGGCTGCTTGACCTTTAACCAGCAGGTCACGCAACTGCTCGGCAAGGAAACCTTTAGCGACGTGGTGCTGGTGGCGCGCTGGAGCCTGTATGTCTATGGGCAGCGCGATGGTGACACCGAGGCTTCGTTGCTGGACCCGGCGACCGGAACCTATGACCGCGCCTTCGCCGAGCGGCGCTTCGCTGAAAGTCTGGGCGCCCTTGTGCAGCAATTGCGCGCCAGCGGTCATCGGGTGTGGCTGGTCAAGGAAGTCCCCCTGCAGGAATTCAGTCCGCCTTACCGCCTGAGTCGCCTGGCGATGCTCGGCCGGCCCACCGACAAAGAAGGCATGCCCCTGGATGAGCACCTCCAGCGCCAGGCCTATATCAGCAGCGTATTCGAGCGCATGGCGGCGGCTGATCCCGGGGTAAAGGTAATGGATCCGGCGCCCAAGTTATGCAGTGCGAATGACTGGTGCCGGGTGGAACTGGACGGTCAGTCGCTGTACACCGACGACAATCACCTCTCGGCGGTTGGTTCGCGGTATGTCGAGGCGTTTCTTGAACCCTTGTTCAAAGCCTTGCGCGATGAAACCCAGGCATCGGCTCTTTGA
- the ubiD gene encoding 4-hydroxy-3-polyprenylbenzoate decarboxylase gives MKFKDLRDFVQQLEQRGELKRIQVPISPVLEMTEICDRTLRNKGPALLFENPVGFDIPVLGNLFGTPDRVAFGMGAESVSELREIGKLLAFLKEPEPPKGLKDAWSKLPIFRKIIAMAPKVVKDAVCQEVVIEGEDVDLGMLPVQTCWPGDVGPLITWGLTVTKGPNKDRQNLGIYRQQVIGRNKVIMRWLSHRGGALDFREWCEKHPGQPFPVSVALGADPATILGAVTPVPDSLSEYAFAGLLRGNRTELVKCRGNDLQVPATAEIILEGVIHPGEMADEGPYGDHTGYYNEVDSFPVFTVERITHRIKPIYHSTYTGRPPDEPAILGVALNEVFVPILQKQFPEITDFYLPPEGCSYRMAIVTMKKSYPGHAKRVMLGVWSFLRQFMYTKFVIVTDDDINARDWNDVIWAITTRMDPKRDTVMIDNTPIDYLDFASPVSGLGSKMGLDATHKWPGETTREWGRVIVKDEAVTARVDALWKELGID, from the coding sequence ATGAAATTCAAGGATCTTCGGGATTTCGTGCAGCAACTTGAGCAGCGCGGAGAGTTGAAACGTATCCAGGTGCCGATTTCCCCGGTCCTGGAGATGACTGAGATTTGCGACCGCACCTTGCGCAACAAGGGCCCGGCGCTGCTGTTCGAAAACCCGGTGGGCTTTGATATCCCGGTGCTCGGCAACCTGTTCGGCACCCCCGACCGCGTGGCGTTTGGCATGGGCGCCGAGTCGGTCAGCGAACTGCGCGAGATCGGCAAGCTGCTGGCCTTCCTCAAGGAGCCCGAGCCACCCAAGGGGCTCAAGGACGCCTGGTCGAAGCTGCCCATCTTCCGCAAGATCATCGCCATGGCCCCCAAGGTCGTGAAAGACGCGGTTTGCCAGGAAGTGGTGATCGAAGGCGAGGATGTCGACCTCGGCATGCTCCCCGTGCAGACCTGCTGGCCTGGCGACGTCGGCCCGCTGATCACCTGGGGCCTGACCGTCACCAAGGGCCCGAACAAGGACCGCCAGAACCTCGGCATCTACCGTCAGCAAGTGATCGGCCGCAACAAGGTCATCATGCGCTGGCTGAGCCACCGTGGCGGCGCGCTGGATTTCCGTGAGTGGTGCGAAAAGCACCCCGGCCAGCCATTCCCTGTTTCCGTGGCCCTGGGCGCCGACCCGGCGACCATCCTCGGCGCCGTCACGCCGGTGCCCGACAGCCTGTCCGAGTACGCTTTCGCGGGCCTGTTGCGCGGCAATCGCACTGAGCTGGTGAAATGCCGCGGTAACGACCTGCAAGTGCCGGCCACCGCCGAAATCATCCTCGAAGGCGTGATTCACCCGGGCGAGATGGCCGATGAAGGCCCCTACGGCGACCACACCGGCTACTACAACGAAGTCGACAGCTTCCCGGTGTTCACCGTCGAGCGCATCACCCACCGGATCAAGCCGATCTACCACAGCACCTACACCGGCCGCCCGCCGGATGAGCCGGCGATCCTCGGCGTGGCGTTGAACGAAGTGTTTGTGCCGATCCTGCAAAAGCAGTTTCCGGAAATCACTGACTTCTACCTGCCGCCCGAAGGCTGCTCGTATCGCATGGCCATCGTGACGATGAAGAAGTCGTACCCCGGCCACGCCAAGCGGGTAATGCTGGGTGTGTGGTCGTTTTTGCGACAGTTCATGTACACCAAGTTCGTTATTGTCACCGACGACGACATCAACGCCCGGGACTGGAACGACGTGATCTGGGCCATCACCACGCGTATGGACCCCAAGCGCGACACGGTGATGATCGACAACACGCCGATCGACTACCTCGACTTTGCTTCCCCGGTATCGGGCCTCGGCTCGAAAATGGGCCTGGACGCCACCCATAAATGGCCGGGTGAAACCACCCGCGAATGGGGCCGCGTGATCGTCAAGGACGAAGCGGTCACTGCCCGTGTCGATGCGCTCTGGAAAGAATTAGGAATAGATTGA
- a CDS encoding transporter substrate-binding domain-containing protein encodes MTKRCSALLTALFASLMLSQAPAQANGLDDIVARGTLKVAVPQDFPPFGSVGPDMKPRGLDIDTAKLLADQLKVKLELTPVNSTNRIPFLTTGKVDLVISSLGKNAEREKVIDFSKAYAPFYLAVFGPPDAPISTVDDLKGKTISVTRGAIEDIELTAVAPKEATIKRFEDNNSTIAAYLAGQVDLIASGNVVMVAISERNPKRVPALKVKLKDSPVYVGVNKNEPALLDKVNQILVAAKADGSLEKNALQWLKEPLPADL; translated from the coding sequence ATGACCAAGCGTTGCAGCGCCCTGCTCACTGCCCTGTTTGCCAGCCTGATGCTGAGCCAGGCGCCCGCCCAGGCCAACGGTCTGGACGATATCGTCGCCCGTGGCACCCTCAAGGTGGCCGTGCCCCAGGATTTCCCGCCGTTCGGCTCGGTCGGCCCGGACATGAAGCCCCGCGGCCTGGACATCGACACCGCAAAGCTTTTGGCCGACCAGCTCAAGGTCAAGCTTGAACTGACCCCGGTCAACAGCACCAACCGCATCCCGTTCCTCACCACCGGCAAGGTCGACCTGGTGATTTCCAGCCTGGGCAAGAACGCCGAGCGCGAGAAGGTCATCGACTTCTCCAAGGCCTACGCGCCCTTCTACCTCGCCGTATTCGGCCCTCCCGATGCGCCGATCAGCACCGTTGACGACCTCAAGGGCAAAACCATCAGCGTGACCCGTGGCGCCATCGAAGACATCGAGCTGACCGCCGTGGCGCCTAAAGAGGCGACGATCAAGCGCTTTGAAGACAACAACTCGACCATCGCCGCCTACCTCGCCGGCCAGGTGGACCTGATCGCCAGCGGCAACGTGGTGATGGTGGCCATCAGCGAACGCAACCCCAAGCGCGTGCCGGCACTGAAAGTGAAGCTCAAGGACTCGCCGGTGTACGTGGGCGTGAACAAGAACGAGCCGGCGCTGCTGGACAAGGTGAACCAGATCCTGGTCGCGGCCAAGGCCGACGGCAGCCTGGAAAAGAATGCATTGCAGTGGCTCAAAGAGCCGCTGCCGGCTGATCTCTGA
- a CDS encoding amino acid ABC transporter ATP-binding protein: MPLLRISALHKYYGDHHVLKGIDLSVEEGQVVAIIGRSGSGKSTLLRTLNGLESINDGVIEVDGEYLDAARADLRTLRQKVGMVFQQFNLFPHLTVGENVMLAPQVVQKVPKAKAAQLARQMLERVGLGEKFDAFPDRLSGGQQQRVAIARALAMSPKVLLCDEITSALDPELVNEVLSVVRQLAKDGMTLIMVTHEMRFAREVGDKLVFMHQGKVHEVGDPKILFANPQTAELANFIGSVERTD, from the coding sequence ATGCCTCTGCTTAGAATTTCCGCCCTGCATAAATATTACGGCGATCACCACGTACTCAAGGGCATTGACCTGAGTGTCGAAGAAGGCCAGGTGGTGGCGATCATCGGTCGCAGCGGCTCGGGCAAATCCACCCTGCTGCGCACCCTCAATGGCCTGGAGTCGATCAACGACGGCGTGATTGAAGTCGACGGCGAATACCTCGACGCCGCCCGCGCCGACCTGCGCACCCTGCGGCAGAAAGTCGGCATGGTGTTCCAGCAGTTCAACCTGTTCCCACACCTGACGGTGGGCGAAAACGTCATGCTTGCGCCGCAAGTGGTGCAGAAAGTGCCGAAAGCCAAGGCCGCACAATTGGCGCGACAAATGCTCGAGCGCGTTGGGCTGGGGGAGAAGTTCGACGCGTTCCCCGATCGTTTGTCCGGCGGCCAGCAGCAGCGGGTAGCAATCGCCCGGGCACTGGCGATGTCGCCCAAAGTGCTGCTGTGCGATGAAATCACCTCGGCCCTGGACCCGGAGCTGGTCAACGAAGTGCTCAGCGTAGTGCGCCAACTGGCCAAGGATGGCATGACACTGATCATGGTCACCCATGAGATGCGTTTTGCCCGGGAAGTGGGTGACAAGCTGGTGTTCATGCACCAGGGCAAGGTGCATGAAGTGGGCGACCCGAAAATCCTGTTTGCCAATCCGCAGACCGCCGAGCTGGCCAACTTCATTGGTTCGGTGGAGCGCACGGACTGA
- a CDS encoding amino acid ABC transporter permease, protein MSDFSFWDIVRNLLTGLQWTLLLSLVAFIGGGVIGLLVMTMRISTKAFPRNVARTYIELFQGTPLLMQLFLVFFGIALLGVDISPWLAAAIALTLFTSAYLAEIWRGCVDSIAHGQWEASASLALNPLEQLRYVILPQALRIAVAPTVGFSVQVVKGTAVTSIIGFTELTKTGGMLANATFEPFMVYGLVALGYFLLCYPLSLSARYLERRLHASA, encoded by the coding sequence ATGAGTGATTTTTCGTTCTGGGACATCGTGCGCAACCTGCTCACCGGTTTGCAGTGGACCTTGCTGCTGTCGCTGGTGGCGTTCATCGGCGGCGGCGTGATCGGTTTGCTGGTGATGACTATGCGCATCAGCACCAAGGCGTTCCCGCGCAATGTCGCCCGCACCTATATCGAACTGTTCCAGGGCACGCCGCTGTTGATGCAACTGTTCCTGGTGTTCTTCGGCATCGCCTTGCTCGGCGTGGACATTTCGCCCTGGCTGGCGGCGGCGATTGCCTTGACCCTGTTCACCAGCGCCTACCTGGCCGAAATCTGGCGTGGCTGCGTCGACTCCATCGCCCACGGCCAATGGGAGGCGTCCGCGAGCCTGGCCCTGAACCCGCTGGAGCAATTGCGCTACGTGATCCTGCCCCAGGCCCTGCGCATTGCCGTGGCGCCAACCGTGGGTTTCTCGGTGCAAGTGGTCAAGGGCACCGCCGTGACCTCGATCATCGGCTTCACCGAGCTGACCAAGACCGGCGGCATGCTCGCCAACGCTACCTTCGAACCCTTCATGGTCTATGGCCTGGTGGCGCTGGGTTACTTCCTGCTCTGCTACCCCTTGTCCCTCAGTGCGCGCTACCTGGAAAGGAGACTGCATGCCTCTGCTTAG
- a CDS encoding amino acid ABC transporter permease, with amino-acid sequence MAYQFDFVPVLANTDLLLRGALFTLELTAIGAVLGVALGIVGAVVRAWKIQPFSWIFGVYVELIRNTPFLVQLFFIFFGLPSLGLKITEWQAAVLAMVINLGAYSTEIIRAGIQAIPRGQLEAAAALAMTRFEAFRHVVLLPALGKVWPALSSQIIIVMLGSAVCSQIATEELSFAANFIQSRNFRAFETYALTTLVYLCMALMIRQLLNWIGRRYVMRNAR; translated from the coding sequence ATGGCCTATCAATTCGACTTTGTGCCGGTCCTGGCCAATACCGATCTGCTGCTGCGCGGCGCGCTGTTCACACTTGAACTGACCGCCATCGGTGCAGTACTGGGCGTGGCGCTGGGAATCGTCGGCGCCGTGGTGCGGGCGTGGAAGATCCAGCCGTTCAGTTGGATCTTCGGCGTGTACGTCGAGTTGATCCGCAACACGCCGTTCCTGGTGCAGTTGTTTTTCATCTTCTTCGGCCTGCCGTCCCTCGGCCTGAAAATCACCGAATGGCAGGCGGCAGTGCTGGCGATGGTGATCAACCTGGGGGCGTACTCCACCGAGATCATCCGCGCCGGGATCCAGGCGATCCCCCGCGGGCAACTGGAAGCGGCGGCCGCGCTGGCGATGACACGTTTCGAGGCGTTCCGCCATGTGGTGTTGCTGCCCGCGCTGGGCAAGGTCTGGCCAGCCCTGAGCAGCCAGATCATCATCGTGATGCTCGGCTCGGCGGTCTGCTCGCAGATCGCCACCGAGGAACTGAGCTTTGCCGCCAACTTTATCCAGTCGCGCAACTTCCGCGCCTTTGAAACCTATGCGCTGACGACCCTGGTCTATCTGTGCATGGCGCTGATGATCCGCCAATTGCTGAACTGGATCGGCCGGCGCTATGTCATGAGGAACGCCCGATGA
- a CDS encoding FadR/GntR family transcriptional regulator, protein MNSIAQAVPEVALQAIRKLIADEGFGPGDALPSQRDLALQLGVSRASLREALSSLSALGVVSVQPGKGVFVQAAEELPGLAWPFTAQATPLDIFQLRYALEGFAAGLAAVTLTTGELDILEDNVEAMRKELKAGDFEAAARLDFEFHRRILLASGNQAMVSILSASAEVFLESQKLPFIRPERAMETWQEHRKVLRALARRASGAAQKSMQEHVRNAALRTGIAFITPVTP, encoded by the coding sequence ATGAATTCCATCGCCCAAGCCGTACCGGAAGTGGCGCTACAGGCCATCCGCAAATTGATCGCTGACGAGGGCTTCGGGCCGGGTGATGCGTTGCCCTCCCAGCGCGACCTGGCGCTGCAATTGGGCGTGAGCCGGGCCTCTTTGCGTGAAGCCTTGTCGTCCCTCAGTGCCTTGGGCGTGGTAAGTGTGCAGCCGGGCAAGGGCGTGTTCGTGCAAGCGGCCGAAGAGCTGCCGGGGTTGGCCTGGCCGTTTACGGCACAGGCGACGCCGCTGGATATCTTTCAACTGCGCTACGCCCTGGAAGGTTTTGCGGCGGGGCTGGCGGCGGTGACGCTGACCACCGGGGAGTTGGACATCCTGGAAGATAACGTCGAGGCGATGCGCAAGGAGCTGAAGGCCGGTGATTTCGAGGCAGCCGCCCGGCTGGACTTCGAATTCCACCGGCGCATCCTGCTGGCCAGCGGCAATCAGGCGATGGTGAGCATCCTCAGCGCCAGTGCCGAGGTGTTCCTGGAGAGCCAGAAACTACCGTTCATCCGGCCGGAGCGGGCCATGGAGACCTGGCAGGAGCACCGCAAGGTCCTCCGTGCCCTGGCCCGACGCGCCAGCGGGGCGGCGCAGAAAAGCATGCAGGAACATGTGCGTAACGCGGCGTTGCGTACAGGGATTGCCTTCATCACTCCCGTAACCCCATGA